From the genome of Alosa alosa isolate M-15738 ecotype Scorff River chromosome 18, AALO_Geno_1.1, whole genome shotgun sequence, one region includes:
- the mrpl2 gene encoding 39S ribosomal protein L2, mitochondrial: MAVSALSRAMRAITLTGGCKQVSSQGLLCSRVVAESSRAPAASLLPSFNSAVSQWRGLLTTVCLEQNKTYWKVRDKYTIRPIGMKKTGGRDWTGKVRTHGIGGGHKQRHRIIDFQRLRYEPGNEPQPFEERIVEVRYDPCRSADIALVAGGNRKRWIIATENMEVGDLIKTSGVIGRMAVSAKEGDAHPLGALPVGTLINNLELFPGKGAKAIRAAGTSGVLLRKVSGTAIVQLPSKHQIQVSETCVATVGRVSNIDHNKRIIGKAGRNRWLGIRPSSGLWQRKGGWAGRKIRPLPPMKSYVNLPSVSAQT, from the exons ATGGCAGTTTCGGCTCTCTCACGAGCCATGCGCGCGATAACACTGACGGGTGGTTGCAAACAGGTGTCTTCACAG GGGCTGCTCTGTAGCAGAGTTGTTGCTGAGAGCAGCAGAGCTCCTGCAGCATCCCTCCTCCCAAGTTTCAACAGTGCAGTGTCTCAATGGCGGGGGTTACTCACAACAGTCTGCCTGGAACAGAACAAGACATACTGGAAAGTAAGGGATAAGTACACCATTCGACCCATTGGCATGAAAAAGACTGGGGGCAGGGACTGGACAG GAAAGGTTCGGACACATGGTATTGGAGGTGGCCACAAACAACGACATCGCATTATAGACTTCCAGAGACTGCGATATGAACCTGGGAATGAACCGCAGCCGTTTGAAGAGCGAATCGTTGAAGTTAGATACGATCCATGCAG ATCGGCAGATATAGCCTTGGTTGCAGGTGGTAATCGGAAACGCTGGATTATTGCCACAGAGAATATGGAAGTTGGGGACCTCATCAAAACCTCTGGGGTTATTGGCCGTATGGCAG TCTCAGCCAAGGAGGGGGATGCCCATCCTCTTGGGGCCCTTCCAGTGGGCACCCTGATCAACAACCTGGAACTGTTCCCTGGCAAAGGTGCCAAGGCCATACGCGCAGCAG GCACATCTGGAGTGCTTCTACGGAAAGTCAGTGGCACAGCTATTGTGCAACTGCCCTCCAAACATCAGATCCAG GTTTCGGAGACATGTGTGGCCACTGTAGGGAGGGTATCTAACATAGACCACAACAAACGCATCATCGGCAAGGCTGGGCGTAACCGCTGGCTTGGCATCCGGCCCTCGAGTGGCCTGTGGCAGAGGAAGGGAGGCTGGGCTGGACGAAAGATCAGACCACTGCCACCTATGAAGAGCTACGTCAACCTTCCCTCTGTGTCAGCCCAAACATGA